A region of the Stieleria neptunia genome:
GCCGACGGTGCGGAGGCTCGCATGGCCGTGATGGCTGCGGTGGAAGAAGCGGAGGCCGAGTTGGAGACCGAGCCGGAGCTATGCTGTGAGCACTGTGGCAGCGAGTCGGTTCGTCTGACGCACGAGTATCCGAAGCGATCCTGGAGCGAGATCTTGGGACGCGATTCGGAGTGTAGCCCAGGTTGGTGCCGTGAGAGCCAAAAACTTGATGAGATTCGGTTCTGGGACGATGCGATGGGGGAAGGTTTTTCGGAGTGGTACCAGTGGTATCTGAAAAGTGGCATTGAAAGTGCAAGAGAGTCCCCGGGCTTGGACGCCATGACCGAGACGACCGCAGAAACTGGCATGCAGCAACGAATGCTGTTCTAATAGCGTCCCCCAGATCGGCCAAGTCGTGCCGACAAACTTCAACGCACGATCTATCCGTGTACTCCGTACCCGGATAGATCGCATTTCGTTCTGGCATTGGAAATCGTACTCGTACTCAGGGCGCCGCCCGGTACTCGTACTCCTACTCGACTCGGGGCACCAATGACCGAACCCATCTTCGACCACGATCGACTAGACGTTTACCGTTTCTCTATCGAATACGTTGCTTCGTCATTCGCCGCCGCGAGAGATTTGAGCGGCTGTCATCGCCACGCTCGTGATCAATGGC
Encoded here:
- a CDS encoding transposase; its protein translation is MTLSTAEFIRRWCLHIQPNQLTKTRQFGGWSSTKAVAYQQRCLASLSAADGAEARMAVMAAVEEAEAELETEPELCCEHCGSESVRLTHEYPKRSWSEILGRDSECSPGWCRESQKLDEIRFWDDAMGEGFSEWYQWYLKSGIESARESPGLDAMTETTAETGMQQRMLF